From Scleropages formosus chromosome 1, fSclFor1.1, whole genome shotgun sequence, a single genomic window includes:
- the LOC108937945 gene encoding adhesion G-protein coupled receptor G5-like isoform X2 yields the protein MSLQGESKRQEVKGQKMGTPTSWLWNLAILLMLFWPAEGEHSLTFRMCGTWRHDNGNVSVLVNVMEGCDRMTVQANGSTLSIWGRFTSHCKKSLITQLPCTTIKPESTFCLHWDPLLDLLELDICGTVLPLCPMGNIREMCCTLSPSDNLGINVNFGILNGSINGDVIQERLQESYKFVGDIDDCVRNFCNNAGSSLDRFQMIEELVMRSALSGKVNHNCIQSFVLDIQEEFQGKKISFNLQKNTLSSVTAPQPPMVYLPPSLLPQGNNSAKVVCTFFSNVTDLQGVKGDLQGTLIGSQVVGITVENEVVTDLSEPVRIHFYHPNMTAIAWRRCVYWDTRKDPKVQWRGDGCSATTTSINETVCSCNHLTYFALLLEVERRDIVRHLEALTWITGLCCALSAVSCVLLIALITKQRRKKSSHQPTSDHRGLAVSVLLLCLLFAFSGIVANVAPEGTCTAYGAAVHCALLCSACWMTVEILHTFWLVYMVLRPFLRQWTQMLLGFGPPILVVSILSLTKDVYGKRELLPSANTDTPYRTCWVKLTDDGHLAMNITLCFFAFVFCSGAVMLILVLRQVRDRPEWKKNRVTFFSIWGLSLLFGFTWGLAFLNFGVLTNAMDFLFTIVNSLQGFFLLVRFVVLDWIRKQGTKSDTCSSSSGQQMLTAPERSYR from the exons ATGTcgttacaaggagaatccaaaaggcaag aggtcaaaggtcagaaaATGGGCACACCGACAAGTTGGTTGTGGAACTTGGCCATCCTTCTAATGCTTTTCTGGCCAG CGGAAGGTGAACACAGCCTGACTTTCCGTATGTGTGGGACATGGCGCCATGACAACGGAAATGTGAGCGTTTTAGTGAACGTAATGGAGGGCTGTGATAGGATGACAGTGCAGGCCAATGGCAGCACACTGTCCATCTGGGGACGCTTCACAAGCCACTGCAAGAAGTCCTTAATCACACAGCTCCCCTGTACCACGATAAAGCCAGAGAGCACCTTCTGTCTTCACTGGGACCCATTGCTGGACCTGCTGGAGCTGGACATCTGCGGCACCGTTCTTCCCTTGTGTCCCATGGGCAACATCAGAGAGATGTGCTGCACTCTGTCTCCCTCAGACAATTTGGGCATCAATGTGAACTTCGGGATCCTAAATGGATCCATTAATGGGGACGTGATACAAGAGCGTCTTCAGGAGTCCTACAAGTTTGTGGGGGACATCGATGACTGTG TGAGAAACTTCTGCAACAATGCAGGCAGCAGTTTGGACAGATTCCAGAT GATCGAGGAGCTGGTGATGAGGTCAGCCCTCAGCGGGAAGGTGAACCACAACTGCATTCAGAGCTTCGTGCTTGATATTCAGGAGGAGTTCCAGGGAAAGAAGATCAGCTTCAAT CTGCAGAAGAACACACTCTCATCCGTCACGGCTCCACAGCCCCCCATGGTGTACTTGCCCCCTTCCCTGCTGCCCCAGGGAAATAACTCTGCCAAAGTGGTCTGCACCTTCTTCAGCAACGTCACGGATCTCCAG GGCGTGAAAGGGGACCTGCAAGGGACGCTCATCGGCAGCCAGGTGGTTGGCATCACCGTGGAAAACGAGGTCGTCACAGATCTTTCGGAGCCTGTCCGAATTCACTTCTACCACCCAAACATGACC GCAATTGCGTGGAGACGGTGTGTTTACTGGGACACACGGAAAG ACCCTAAGGTGCAGTGGCGGGGGGACGGATGCAGTGCAACCACGACATCCATCAACGAGACCGTGTGCAGCTGCAACCACTTGACGTACTTCGCACTGCTGCTG GAGGTCGAGAGACGTGACATTGTTCGCCACCTGGAGGCACTCACGTGGATCACGGGCCTGTGCTGCGCGCTCTCTGCCGTCAGCTGTGTCTTGCTTATCGCGCTCATCACCAAACAGAG gaggaagaagagctcACACCAGCCGACGTCGGACCACCGTGGCTTGGCTGTTTCTGTTCTCCTGCTCTGCCTCCTGTTTGCCTTCTCAGGCATCGTGGCCAACGTGGCGCCAGAGGGGACATGCACGGCATATGGAGCAGCTGTGCACTGTGCCCTGCTTTGCTCTGCCTGCTGGATGACCGTGGAGATCCTTCACACCTTCTGGCTCGTCTACATGGTGCTCAGGCCGTTTCTCCGGCAGTGGACGCAGATGCTGCTGGGCTTCG GTCCTCCAATCCTAGTCGTGTCCATTCTTTCCTTAACCAAGGATGTCTATGGCAAGAGAGAGCTGCTGCCCAGTGCCAACACAGACACTCCTTACCGGAC GTGCTGGGTTAAGCTCACCGACGACGGTCACCTGGCCATGAACATCACTCTGTGCTTCTTCGCGTTTGTCTTCTGCTCTGGAGCGGTCATGCTCATCCTGGTGCTAAGGCAGGTGCGGGACCGACCAGAGTGGAAGAAGAACAGGGTCACCTTCTTCAGTATCTGGGGCCTCAGTCTTCTCTTTGGCTTCACGTGGGGTCTGGCCTTCCTCAACTTTGGGGTGCTCACCAACGCCATGGACTTCCTCTTCACTATTGTCAACTCGCTGCAAG GGTTCTTCTTACTGGTGCGGTTCGTCGTCCTCGATTGGATCCGAAAGCAGGGCACCAAGTCGGACACCTGTAGCAGCTCCTCTGGTCAACAAATGCTGACAGCGCCAGAGAGAAGTTACAGGTGA
- the LOC108937945 gene encoding adhesion G-protein coupled receptor G5-like isoform X1: MSLQGESKRQEVKGQKMGTPTSWLWNLAILLMLFWPAEGEHSLTFRMCGTWRHDNGNVSVLVNVMEGCDRMTVQANGSTLSIWGRFTSHCKKSLITQLPCTTIKPESTFCLHWDPLLDLLELDICGTVLPLCPMGNIREMCCTLSPSDNLGINVNFGILNGSINGDVIQERLQESYKFVGDIDDCVRNFCNNAGSSLDRFQMIEELVMRSALSGKVNHNCIQSFVLDIQEEFQGKKISFNLQKNTLSSVTAPQPPMVYLPPSLLPQGNNSAKVVCTFFSNVTDLQKGVKGDLQGTLIGSQVVGITVENEVVTDLSEPVRIHFYHPNMTAIAWRRCVYWDTRKDPKVQWRGDGCSATTTSINETVCSCNHLTYFALLLEVERRDIVRHLEALTWITGLCCALSAVSCVLLIALITKQRRKKSSHQPTSDHRGLAVSVLLLCLLFAFSGIVANVAPEGTCTAYGAAVHCALLCSACWMTVEILHTFWLVYMVLRPFLRQWTQMLLGFGPPILVVSILSLTKDVYGKRELLPSANTDTPYRTCWVKLTDDGHLAMNITLCFFAFVFCSGAVMLILVLRQVRDRPEWKKNRVTFFSIWGLSLLFGFTWGLAFLNFGVLTNAMDFLFTIVNSLQGFFLLVRFVVLDWIRKQGTKSDTCSSSSGQQMLTAPERSYR; this comes from the exons ATGTcgttacaaggagaatccaaaaggcaag aggtcaaaggtcagaaaATGGGCACACCGACAAGTTGGTTGTGGAACTTGGCCATCCTTCTAATGCTTTTCTGGCCAG CGGAAGGTGAACACAGCCTGACTTTCCGTATGTGTGGGACATGGCGCCATGACAACGGAAATGTGAGCGTTTTAGTGAACGTAATGGAGGGCTGTGATAGGATGACAGTGCAGGCCAATGGCAGCACACTGTCCATCTGGGGACGCTTCACAAGCCACTGCAAGAAGTCCTTAATCACACAGCTCCCCTGTACCACGATAAAGCCAGAGAGCACCTTCTGTCTTCACTGGGACCCATTGCTGGACCTGCTGGAGCTGGACATCTGCGGCACCGTTCTTCCCTTGTGTCCCATGGGCAACATCAGAGAGATGTGCTGCACTCTGTCTCCCTCAGACAATTTGGGCATCAATGTGAACTTCGGGATCCTAAATGGATCCATTAATGGGGACGTGATACAAGAGCGTCTTCAGGAGTCCTACAAGTTTGTGGGGGACATCGATGACTGTG TGAGAAACTTCTGCAACAATGCAGGCAGCAGTTTGGACAGATTCCAGAT GATCGAGGAGCTGGTGATGAGGTCAGCCCTCAGCGGGAAGGTGAACCACAACTGCATTCAGAGCTTCGTGCTTGATATTCAGGAGGAGTTCCAGGGAAAGAAGATCAGCTTCAAT CTGCAGAAGAACACACTCTCATCCGTCACGGCTCCACAGCCCCCCATGGTGTACTTGCCCCCTTCCCTGCTGCCCCAGGGAAATAACTCTGCCAAAGTGGTCTGCACCTTCTTCAGCAACGTCACGGATCTCCAG AAGGGCGTGAAAGGGGACCTGCAAGGGACGCTCATCGGCAGCCAGGTGGTTGGCATCACCGTGGAAAACGAGGTCGTCACAGATCTTTCGGAGCCTGTCCGAATTCACTTCTACCACCCAAACATGACC GCAATTGCGTGGAGACGGTGTGTTTACTGGGACACACGGAAAG ACCCTAAGGTGCAGTGGCGGGGGGACGGATGCAGTGCAACCACGACATCCATCAACGAGACCGTGTGCAGCTGCAACCACTTGACGTACTTCGCACTGCTGCTG GAGGTCGAGAGACGTGACATTGTTCGCCACCTGGAGGCACTCACGTGGATCACGGGCCTGTGCTGCGCGCTCTCTGCCGTCAGCTGTGTCTTGCTTATCGCGCTCATCACCAAACAGAG gaggaagaagagctcACACCAGCCGACGTCGGACCACCGTGGCTTGGCTGTTTCTGTTCTCCTGCTCTGCCTCCTGTTTGCCTTCTCAGGCATCGTGGCCAACGTGGCGCCAGAGGGGACATGCACGGCATATGGAGCAGCTGTGCACTGTGCCCTGCTTTGCTCTGCCTGCTGGATGACCGTGGAGATCCTTCACACCTTCTGGCTCGTCTACATGGTGCTCAGGCCGTTTCTCCGGCAGTGGACGCAGATGCTGCTGGGCTTCG GTCCTCCAATCCTAGTCGTGTCCATTCTTTCCTTAACCAAGGATGTCTATGGCAAGAGAGAGCTGCTGCCCAGTGCCAACACAGACACTCCTTACCGGAC GTGCTGGGTTAAGCTCACCGACGACGGTCACCTGGCCATGAACATCACTCTGTGCTTCTTCGCGTTTGTCTTCTGCTCTGGAGCGGTCATGCTCATCCTGGTGCTAAGGCAGGTGCGGGACCGACCAGAGTGGAAGAAGAACAGGGTCACCTTCTTCAGTATCTGGGGCCTCAGTCTTCTCTTTGGCTTCACGTGGGGTCTGGCCTTCCTCAACTTTGGGGTGCTCACCAACGCCATGGACTTCCTCTTCACTATTGTCAACTCGCTGCAAG GGTTCTTCTTACTGGTGCGGTTCGTCGTCCTCGATTGGATCCGAAAGCAGGGCACCAAGTCGGACACCTGTAGCAGCTCCTCTGGTCAACAAATGCTGACAGCGCCAGAGAGAAGTTACAGGTGA
- the LOC108937842 gene encoding receptor-interacting serine/threonine-protein kinase 2: MSQGGTFQTLASAAALLPHRLHSAKTFYGVEPFPILSFFTAPRCVSQQLRNPPWPRRFPASPRAARSDHLLPAVAPPPRTSHERTDGARMTESDSPLTIPECDLVNLVLSRTSAGACLRGSCRADGRRVSVRLLCVTSGLDRWWKEHVQDLLLVRQLRSERLLVPLGLYRAGPQVGLVLEWMQEGSLHTLLHETQLYPELPIPLRLRILLDVAEGLSHLHAIALPHLALRPTNVLLDTQYRAKVCDWGLQWTQSSGSAVSAGCMPYNRDLVYMSPELLQGKPPSLQADVYSFGMMLLQTLNRRLPSKDTCSLKIQQSHAICWPGTGTEPLDHALKHLIVQSCSNDPQSRPAAADKHLITQHASEETASSVLQSFGRLRSQSVPEYQQQNETGRASFQQGSSPLPTPTLPMGFRHGRHNVPLCFLPGPSCCRILQERREAIVRGMTEGRLNNLLDVLRSRKALSQEEYELITAALTLAARTRSLLDTCLCLGEGVARLVAFTLGLVSTPTIHGPSRLSY, from the exons ATGTCCCAAGGCGGGACTTTCCAGACTTTGGCCTCCGCGGCTGCGCTCCTCCCTCATCGCCTTCACTCTGCTAAAACTTTCTACGGAGTCGAACCATTCCCCATACTTTCATTTTTCACCGCGCCGCGCTGCGTTTCGCAGCAGCTCCGCAACCCCCCCTGGCCTCGGCGTTTCCCCGCCTCGCCTCGCGCTGCACGGAGTGACCACCTCCTGCCCGCCGTGGCACCCCCTCCTCGTACGTCCCATGAGCGCACTGACGGAGCGAGGATGACCGAGTCCGACTCTCCGCTCACCATCCCGGAGTGTGATCTCGTGAACCTGGTGCTCAGCCGCACGAGCGCTGGCGCGTGTCTCCGTGGCTCCTGTCGTGCGGACGGCCGGCGCGTGTCCGTGCGCCTGCTGTGCGTCACCTCTGGCCTGGACAG GTGGTGGAAGGAGCATGTTCAGGACTTGTTGCTGGTAAGGCAGCTCCGTTCAGAGCGCTTGCTCGTTCCACTGGGCCTGTACAGGGCTGGGCCTCAAGTTGGACTGGTGTTGGAGTGGATGCAGGAGGGATCGCTTCACACCCTGCTGCATGAG ACACAGCTATATCCTGAACTGCCCATTCCTCTTCGGCTCAGGATCCTACTGGATGTGGCAGAGGGCCTCTCTCACTTACATGCTATAGCCCTCCCTCACCTGGCTCTACGACCTACCAATGTGTTACTGGATACACAGTATCGGGCCAAG GTGTGCGACTGGGGCCTACAGTGGACCCAAAGCAGTGGGTCTGCTGTTTCAGCTGGATGCATGCCCTACAATAGGGACCTGGTATACATGTCTCCAGAACTCCTCCAAGGGAAGCCACCTTCGCTGCAGGCGGATGTATATAG CTTTGGCATGATGTTGCTGCAGACACTGAACAGAAGACTTCCCTCTAAAG ATACCTGTAGCTTGAAGATACAACAGTCCCATGCCATCTGTTGGCCAGGAACTGGCACAGAACCCCTAGACCACGCTCTTAAACACCTGATAGTGCAGTCCTGCAGCAATGACCCGCAAAGTCGCCCAGCAGCTGCAG ATAAGCACCTAATAACACAGCATGCTTCTGAAGAAACTGCAAGCAGCGTACTGCAATCTTTTGGACGACTTAGAAGTCAGAGTGTGCCAGAGTACCAGCAACAGAACGAAACTGGGAGGGCCAGTTTTCAGCAGGGTTCTTCTCCCCTTCCCACTCCAACTCTCCCCATGGGGTTCAGACATGGTCGCCATA ATGTACCTCTGTGCTTTTTGCCGGGACCAAGCTGCTGTCGGATATTGCAAGAGAGGCGGGAGGCCATTGTGCGGGGTATGACTGAGGGTCGTCTTAACAACCTTCTGGACGTGCTGAGGTCCAGGAAAGCCCTCAGTCAGGAGGAGTATGAACTAATCACAGCTGCATTGACACTTGCTGCACGCACACGATCTCTGCTGGACACATGCCTGTGTTTGGGGGAGGGTGTAGCCAGGCTGGTTGCCTTCACCCTGGGCCTAGTCTCCACACCGACTATCCATGGCCCCTCCCGTCTTTCATACTGA